The following proteins are co-located in the Pseudomonas sp. DY-1 genome:
- a CDS encoding hydrogen peroxide-inducible genes activator: MTLTELRYIVTLAQEQHFGRAAERCHVSQPTLSVGVKKLEDELGVLIFERSKSAVRLTPVGEGIVTQAQKVLEQAQGIREMAQAGKNQLAAPLKVGAIYTVGPYLFPHLIPQLHRVAPQMPLYIEENFTHILRDKLRTGELDAIIIALPFAEADVLTKPLYDEPFYVLLPFGHPWTERESIDSEMLNDKSLLLLGEGHCFRDQVLEACPSLRKGGEDSAKHTTVESSSLETIRHMVASGLGVSILPFSAVDSHHYAPGVIEIRPLTPPVPFRTVAIAWRASFPRPRAIEVLADSIRLCSVAHPKTQGEPQPA; the protein is encoded by the coding sequence ATGACCCTCACCGAACTGCGCTACATCGTCACCCTCGCCCAGGAACAGCACTTCGGCCGTGCCGCCGAGCGCTGCCATGTGAGCCAGCCGACCCTGTCGGTCGGGGTGAAGAAACTGGAGGACGAGCTCGGCGTGCTCATCTTCGAGCGCAGCAAGAGCGCAGTGCGCCTGACCCCGGTCGGCGAGGGCATCGTTACCCAGGCACAGAAGGTGCTGGAGCAGGCGCAGGGCATCCGCGAGATGGCCCAGGCCGGCAAGAACCAGCTCGCCGCGCCGCTCAAGGTTGGCGCCATCTACACCGTTGGCCCCTACCTCTTCCCGCATCTGATTCCGCAGCTGCACCGGGTCGCCCCGCAGATGCCGCTGTACATCGAAGAGAACTTCACCCACATCCTGCGTGACAAGCTGCGCACTGGTGAGCTCGACGCGATCATCATCGCCCTGCCGTTCGCCGAAGCCGATGTGCTGACCAAGCCGCTCTACGATGAACCCTTCTACGTGCTACTGCCGTTCGGGCACCCCTGGACCGAGCGCGAATCCATCGACAGCGAGATGCTCAACGACAAGAGCCTGTTGCTGCTGGGCGAAGGCCATTGCTTCCGCGACCAGGTGCTGGAAGCCTGCCCGAGCCTGCGCAAGGGCGGTGAAGACAGCGCCAAGCACACCACGGTGGAATCCAGCTCCCTGGAGACCATCCGTCACATGGTTGCTTCCGGCCTCGGCGTATCGATCCTGCCGTTCTCGGCGGTGGACAGCCATCACTATGCCCCCGGCGTCATCGAGATCCGCCCGCTGACACCGCCCGTGCCCTTCCGCACGGTGGCCATCGCCTGGCGTGCCAGCTTCCCGCGCCCGCGCGCCATCGAAGTGCTGGCGGACTCGATCCGCCTTTGCTCCGTGGCTCACCCGAAAACCCAGGGCGAACCGCAGCCGGCATGA
- a CDS encoding RidA family protein produces MSKTVISSDKAPAAIGTYSQAIKAGNTVYMSGQIPLDPKTMELVEGFEAQTVQVFENLKAVAEAAGGSFKDIVKLNIFLTDLSHFAKVNEVMGRYFEQPYPARAAIGVAALPRGSQVEMDAILVLE; encoded by the coding sequence ATGAGCAAGACCGTCATCAGCAGCGACAAGGCCCCTGCCGCCATCGGCACTTACTCTCAGGCCATCAAGGCCGGCAACACCGTCTACATGTCCGGCCAGATCCCGCTGGACCCGAAAACCATGGAGCTGGTCGAAGGCTTCGAAGCCCAGACCGTGCAGGTCTTCGAGAACCTGAAAGCCGTGGCCGAAGCCGCGGGCGGTTCCTTCAAGGACATCGTCAAACTGAACATCTTCCTGACCGACCTGTCCCACTTCGCCAAGGTCAATGAAGTCATGGGTCGTTACTTCGAGCAGCCCTACCCGGCTCGCGCCGCCATTGGCGTAGCTGCGCTGCCGCGCGGCTCCCAGGTGGAAATGGACGCCATCCTGGTCCTCGAATAA
- a CDS encoding AraC family transcriptional regulator, with product MDANRMLARPWLPGVELFHADFSGQPFGRHSHDAFAIGAILHGVGGYQCRGERHALPAGTLSLMNPEEPHTGHAESERLIYRMLYVEESRLPTLLGRKRLPDGFRELNPADDGQVAAGLARLAAEFERGDALALESELLDVLELVFVRHGGLRTAAPASRDGGVTNFLRDYLEAHYAEAVSLEQLAGLVQRHPRHLIDAFRRAYGVPPHTYLLQRRVREAKRLLLSNQPPLEVALSLGFYDQAHFSGTFKRFTGVTPGQFRRAART from the coding sequence ATGGATGCCAACCGCATGCTGGCTCGCCCCTGGTTACCGGGGGTGGAGTTGTTTCATGCGGACTTCTCCGGGCAGCCCTTTGGCCGTCACAGCCACGACGCCTTCGCCATTGGCGCCATCCTGCATGGCGTAGGCGGCTATCAGTGCCGGGGTGAACGCCATGCGCTGCCGGCGGGCACTCTGTCGCTGATGAACCCCGAAGAGCCCCACACCGGGCATGCAGAATCCGAGCGGCTGATCTATCGCATGCTCTACGTCGAAGAGTCGCGCCTGCCGACCCTGCTCGGGCGCAAGCGCTTGCCCGATGGGTTTCGCGAGTTGAATCCGGCCGATGACGGGCAGGTGGCGGCCGGACTGGCGCGCTTGGCGGCGGAGTTCGAGCGTGGCGATGCGCTGGCGCTGGAGAGCGAATTGCTGGATGTGCTTGAACTGGTGTTCGTCCGTCACGGCGGCCTGCGTACGGCGGCACCCGCATCCCGGGATGGCGGTGTGACGAATTTCCTGCGCGACTACCTGGAGGCTCACTACGCTGAGGCCGTGAGCCTCGAGCAACTGGCCGGGCTGGTGCAGCGACATCCGCGTCATCTGATCGACGCATTTCGTCGTGCCTACGGTGTACCGCCGCACACCTACCTGCTGCAACGCCGGGTGCGCGAGGCCAAGCGCCTGCTTTTGAGCAATCAGCCGCCACTGGAGGTGGCGCTGTCCCTGGGTTTTTACGATCAGGCCCACTTCTCCGGTACCTTCAAACGCTTCACCGGCGTGACGCCGGGGCAGTTCCGCCGAGCCGCGCGTACCTGA
- a CDS encoding NAD-dependent epimerase/dehydratase family protein gives MSASLLIAGCGDIGSRLATEMLQAGWTIHGLRRQVSALPAGVFPVAGDLERADCPTGWPQGTLDYLVYSAAANQHDEAGYRLAYVEGLRHVLAWLAQHGQVPRRVLFVSSSGVYGQRDGEWIDETSPAEAEGYSGQVMLEAERLVLGSGIPATCVRLTGIYGPGREWLLKQVRMGYRVVSEPPLYANRIHADDCAGLLAHLLKADADGVALDDFYIGVDDTPAPLHEVVGWLRERMGVTEWADESTVRRSGSKRCSNARARALGWTPRYPSYREGYGAILSGA, from the coding sequence ATGTCCGCTTCCCTCCTGATCGCCGGCTGCGGCGATATTGGCAGCCGCCTGGCTACCGAGATGTTGCAGGCCGGCTGGACTATCCATGGCCTTCGCCGCCAGGTTTCGGCGTTGCCAGCGGGTGTGTTTCCGGTAGCTGGCGACCTCGAGCGGGCCGACTGTCCGACGGGCTGGCCCCAGGGGACCCTGGACTATCTGGTCTACAGCGCGGCGGCCAACCAGCACGATGAGGCCGGCTACCGCTTGGCCTACGTCGAAGGCCTTCGCCACGTGCTCGCGTGGTTGGCTCAGCACGGCCAGGTGCCGCGGCGCGTTCTGTTTGTCTCCAGCAGCGGGGTTTATGGTCAGCGAGACGGCGAGTGGATCGACGAGACTTCCCCGGCCGAGGCCGAGGGTTATTCCGGCCAGGTCATGCTGGAGGCCGAGCGCCTCGTCCTGGGCAGCGGCATTCCCGCTACCTGTGTGCGCCTGACGGGTATCTACGGTCCTGGACGCGAGTGGCTGCTCAAGCAAGTGCGCATGGGCTATCGCGTGGTCAGCGAGCCGCCGCTCTATGCAAACCGTATCCACGCTGACGATTGCGCCGGCTTGCTGGCTCATCTGCTCAAGGCTGATGCCGACGGTGTGGCGCTGGACGATTTTTATATCGGTGTCGACGATACGCCGGCTCCGTTGCACGAGGTTGTGGGTTGGTTGCGCGAGCGGATGGGCGTGACGGAGTGGGCCGACGAGTCGACAGTACGCCGCTCCGGCAGCAAGCGCTGCAGCAACGCCCGCGCCCGAGCCCTGGGCTGGACGCCGCGTTACCCGAGCTACCGCGAAGGCTACGGGGCGATCCTCAGCGGAGCCTGA
- a CDS encoding LysE family translocator — protein MLALFLLVASTHFAALLSPGPDFFLLLRAGLVNGLRHADGAAAGIALANLLSMLLVLLALSLLPASNGTFWQVLQLVGGGYFIWIGTQALLATRELELPQAKAGGHGSWRLGFFEGLLASSLNPKLPLFYAGLFGVLRNAAMPGWGLVMSMGWMTVVVLFWDMALVRLLDHPRWRSWLQLRVRALDRFCGALLLALGGWLAIGVMGGV, from the coding sequence ATGCTCGCGTTGTTCCTGCTGGTCGCCAGTACCCACTTCGCTGCCCTGCTGTCGCCAGGGCCCGATTTCTTCCTGTTGCTGCGGGCCGGACTGGTCAATGGCCTGCGCCACGCGGATGGTGCTGCGGCGGGCATCGCGCTGGCCAATTTGCTGAGCATGCTGCTGGTCTTGCTGGCCCTCAGCCTGTTGCCCGCTTCGAACGGGACGTTCTGGCAGGTGCTGCAACTGGTTGGCGGTGGCTATTTCATCTGGATCGGCACCCAGGCGCTGCTGGCGACCCGTGAGCTGGAACTGCCGCAGGCCAAGGCGGGTGGGCATGGATCGTGGCGGCTCGGATTTTTCGAGGGGCTGCTGGCCAGCAGTCTCAATCCCAAGCTGCCGCTCTTCTATGCCGGACTGTTCGGTGTGCTGCGCAATGCGGCTATGCCCGGCTGGGGGCTGGTCATGAGCATGGGCTGGATGACAGTGGTGGTGCTGTTCTGGGATATGGCGCTGGTGCGATTGCTGGACCACCCGCGCTGGCGTAGTTGGCTGCAACTCCGGGTCCGGGCGCTGGATAGGTTTTGCGGCGCGTTGTTGCTGGCGCTGGGGGGATGGCTGGCGATCGGGGTGATGGGTGGCGTATAG
- the exbB gene encoding tonB-system energizer ExbB encodes MKSNARNVQPNIASRPPRLLAALLISMMLVPSASFAEEPAAASQPAAAQANATNTAATPAAGGTAVQADAATLDPNAIPTDPLAAGAEGELTLAHDLSPWGMYQNADIVVKAVMIGLALASVLTWTVWIAKGFELLAAKRRLRRELGTLKSARTLNEAGQKVSNGTCISHQLVQDAQEEVKLSSNTREKEGIKERVSFRLERLVAASGRQMSQGTGVLATIGSTAPFVGLFGTVWGIMNSFIGIAKSQTTNLAVVAPGIAEALLATALGLVAAIPAVVIYNVFARSIAGYKAQVSDASAQVLLLVSRDLDHHTAERGQSPQMVKVG; translated from the coding sequence ATGAAATCCAACGCTCGCAACGTACAGCCCAACATTGCCTCCCGCCCACCTCGCCTGCTGGCAGCTCTGCTGATCAGCATGATGCTGGTACCCAGCGCCTCCTTTGCCGAGGAGCCGGCCGCCGCGAGCCAGCCCGCCGCTGCCCAGGCCAATGCTACCAACACCGCCGCCACCCCGGCCGCCGGCGGTACCGCAGTGCAGGCCGACGCTGCCACCCTGGACCCGAACGCCATTCCGACCGACCCGCTGGCAGCCGGGGCGGAAGGCGAGCTGACGCTAGCCCACGACCTGTCCCCCTGGGGCATGTACCAGAACGCCGATATCGTGGTGAAGGCCGTGATGATTGGACTGGCTCTGGCCTCCGTCCTGACCTGGACCGTGTGGATCGCCAAGGGCTTCGAGCTGCTCGCCGCCAAGCGCCGCCTGCGCCGTGAACTGGGCACCCTGAAATCCGCCCGCACCCTGAACGAAGCCGGACAGAAGGTCAGCAACGGCACCTGCATCTCCCACCAGCTGGTGCAGGACGCCCAGGAAGAGGTGAAGCTCTCCAGCAACACCCGCGAGAAAGAAGGCATCAAGGAACGCGTCAGCTTCCGCCTCGAGCGCCTGGTCGCCGCCAGCGGTCGTCAGATGAGCCAGGGTACCGGCGTGCTCGCTACCATCGGCTCCACCGCACCCTTCGTCGGCCTGTTCGGCACCGTCTGGGGCATCATGAACAGCTTCATCGGCATCGCCAAATCCCAGACCACCAACCTCGCCGTGGTCGCCCCCGGTATCGCCGAAGCGCTGTTGGCCACGGCCCTTGGTCTTGTCGCGGCGATCCCGGCGGTAGTCATCTACAACGTCTTCGCTCGCTCCATCGCCGGTTACAAGGCGCAGGTGTCCGACGCGTCGGCCCAGGTCCTGCTGCTGGTCAGCCGCGACCTCGACCATCACACGGCCGAGCGTGGCCAGTCTCCGCAAATGGTGAAAGTAGGCTGA
- the exbD gene encoding TonB system transport protein ExbD has translation MGIHLNDGGDDLQETHEINVTPFIDVMLVLLIIFMVAAPLATVDIKVDLPASTAKPAPRPDKPIYLSIKEDKSLYLDNEQVTEEQLASVLDKLTKADKEKTIFVRGDKVVEYGRLMEVMDALRNAGYLKIGLVGLETVGTK, from the coding sequence ATGGGAATCCATCTGAACGATGGGGGCGATGATCTCCAGGAAACCCACGAGATCAACGTCACCCCCTTCATCGACGTAATGCTGGTGCTGCTCATCATCTTCATGGTGGCGGCCCCCCTGGCGACGGTCGACATCAAGGTCGACCTGCCCGCCTCCACCGCCAAGCCCGCGCCCAGGCCGGACAAGCCGATCTACCTCAGTATCAAGGAAGACAAGAGCCTATACCTGGACAACGAGCAGGTCACCGAAGAGCAACTGGCCAGCGTGCTGGACAAGCTGACCAAGGCTGACAAGGAGAAGACCATCTTCGTGCGCGGCGACAAGGTCGTCGAATACGGTCGCCTGATGGAAGTCATGGATGCCCTGCGCAACGCCGGCTACCTGAAGATCGGCCTGGTCGGACTCGAGACGGTCGGGACTAAATGA
- the recG gene encoding ATP-dependent DNA helicase RecG, with protein MTELAQVPVTALKGVGAALAEKLAKVGLENLQDILFHLPTRYQDRTRITPIGELRPGQDAVVEGIVGGADVVMGRRRSLLVRLQDGSGTLSLRFFHFSQAQKEGLKRGTQLRCYGEVRPGATGLEIYHPEYRALSGDEAPPVEQSLTPIYPTTEGLTQQRLRSLSQLALARLGPHSLPDWLPKELARDYHLGSLDEAIRYLHRPPPDADLEELAEGQHWAQQRLAFEELLTHQLSLQRLRESLRAQHAPPLPPARKLPAQYLSNLGFQPTGAQQRVGAEIAYDLAQQEPMLRLVQGDVGAGKTVVAALAALQALEAGYQVALMAPTEILAEQHYVNFTKWLQPLGIEVAWLAGKLKGKARAAALEQIAGGTPMVVGTHALFQDEVKFKRLALVIIDEQHRFGVQQRLALRQKGVDGRLCPHQLIMTATPIPRTLAMSAYADLDTSILDELPPGRTPVNTVLVADSRRIEVIERVRAACHEGRQAYWVCTLIEESEELTCQAAETTFEELSSALGELRVGLIHGRMKPAEKAAVMAEFKAGALQLLVATTVIEVGVDVPNASLMIIENPERLGLAQLHQLRGRVGRGSAASHCVLLYHAPLSQLGRERLAIMRETCDGFVIAEKDLELRGPGEMLGTRQTGLLQFKVADLMRDADLLPAVRDAAQALLAHWPQHVSPLLERWLRHGQQYGQV; from the coding sequence ATGACCGAGCTGGCGCAAGTCCCGGTCACCGCGCTCAAGGGCGTAGGTGCCGCCCTGGCGGAAAAACTCGCCAAGGTCGGCCTGGAAAACCTGCAGGACATCCTTTTCCACCTGCCCACCCGCTACCAGGACCGAACCCGCATCACCCCGATTGGCGAGCTGCGCCCGGGCCAGGATGCGGTAGTGGAAGGCATTGTCGGCGGTGCGGACGTCGTCATGGGCCGCCGCCGCAGCCTGCTGGTACGCCTGCAAGATGGCAGCGGCACCCTCTCCTTGCGCTTCTTCCACTTCAGCCAGGCGCAGAAGGAAGGTCTCAAGCGCGGCACCCAGTTGCGCTGCTATGGCGAAGTCCGCCCCGGCGCCACAGGACTGGAGATCTACCACCCGGAGTACCGCGCCCTTAGCGGCGACGAGGCGCCGCCGGTGGAGCAGAGCCTGACTCCGATCTACCCGACTACCGAAGGCCTGACCCAACAGCGCCTGCGCAGCCTCAGCCAGCTCGCCCTGGCCCGCCTCGGCCCGCACAGCCTGCCGGACTGGCTGCCCAAGGAACTGGCGCGCGATTACCACCTGGGCTCGCTGGACGAGGCCATCCGTTACCTGCACCGGCCGCCGCCGGACGCCGACCTGGAAGAACTCGCCGAGGGCCAGCACTGGGCGCAGCAACGCCTGGCCTTCGAGGAACTGCTGACCCATCAGCTGTCCCTGCAACGCCTTCGCGAGAGCCTGCGTGCCCAGCACGCGCCGCCCTTGCCGCCGGCGCGCAAACTGCCCGCGCAATACCTTTCCAACCTCGGCTTCCAGCCCACCGGCGCCCAGCAGCGCGTTGGCGCCGAGATCGCCTACGACCTGGCCCAGCAAGAACCCATGCTGCGCCTCGTGCAGGGCGACGTCGGCGCCGGCAAGACGGTGGTCGCCGCCCTGGCCGCATTACAGGCCCTGGAGGCCGGCTATCAGGTGGCACTGATGGCGCCCACGGAAATCCTCGCCGAACAGCACTACGTCAACTTCACCAAGTGGCTGCAACCGCTCGGCATCGAAGTCGCCTGGCTGGCCGGCAAGCTCAAGGGCAAGGCCCGCGCCGCCGCGCTCGAGCAAATCGCTGGCGGTACACCGATGGTGGTCGGCACCCACGCACTGTTCCAGGATGAGGTGAAGTTCAAGCGCCTGGCCCTGGTGATCATCGACGAGCAGCACCGCTTCGGCGTCCAGCAGCGCCTGGCCCTGCGCCAGAAAGGCGTGGACGGGCGCCTCTGCCCGCACCAGCTGATCATGACCGCCACGCCGATCCCGCGAACGCTGGCGATGAGCGCCTACGCCGACCTGGACACCTCCATCCTCGACGAACTGCCTCCCGGCCGTACCCCGGTGAACACCGTGCTGGTGGCCGATAGTCGCCGTATCGAAGTGATCGAGCGGGTCCGTGCGGCGTGCCACGAAGGGCGCCAGGCCTATTGGGTCTGCACCCTGATCGAAGAATCCGAAGAGCTGACCTGCCAGGCAGCGGAGACGACTTTCGAAGAGCTTTCCTCGGCCCTTGGCGAACTTCGCGTAGGCCTGATCCACGGACGCATGAAGCCCGCTGAGAAGGCCGCGGTGATGGCCGAATTCAAGGCCGGCGCCCTGCAACTGCTGGTGGCCACCACCGTGATCGAGGTGGGCGTGGATGTGCCCAACGCCAGCCTGATGATCATCGAGAACCCCGAGCGGCTTGGCCTTGCCCAATTGCACCAGCTGCGCGGCCGCGTTGGTCGGGGCAGTGCCGCCAGCCACTGCGTGCTGCTCTATCACGCGCCACTGTCACAGCTCGGCCGTGAACGCCTGGCGATCATGCGTGAGACCTGCGACGGCTTCGTCATTGCAGAGAAGGACCTGGAGTTGCGCGGCCCCGGCGAAATGCTCGGCACCCGCCAGACCGGCCTGCTGCAGTTCAAGGTGGCCGACCTCATGCGTGATGCCGATCTGTTGCCCGCCGTACGCGACGCGGCCCAGGCCCTGCTGGCCCATTGGCCTCAGCATGTCAGTCCACTATTGGAGCGCTGGTTGCGTCACGGCCAACAGTACGGCCAAGTGTGA
- the rpoZ gene encoding DNA-directed RNA polymerase subunit omega, whose amino-acid sequence MARVTVEDCLDNVDNRFELVMLATKRSRQLATGGKEPKVAWENDKPTVVALREIAAGLVDYEVVAQEDIVEEEPLFAAFEDEANEAL is encoded by the coding sequence ATGGCCCGCGTTACCGTTGAAGATTGCCTGGACAATGTCGACAACCGCTTCGAGCTGGTCATGCTCGCTACCAAGCGTTCCCGTCAGCTGGCCACCGGCGGCAAAGAGCCGAAGGTAGCCTGGGAAAATGACAAGCCGACCGTAGTCGCCCTGCGCGAAATCGCTGCCGGCCTGGTCGACTATGAAGTCGTCGCCCAGGAAGACATCGTTGAAGAAGAGCCGCTGTTCGCCGCATTCGAGGACGAGGCCAACGAGGCCCTCTGA
- a CDS encoding energy transducer TonB, whose translation MSQGKRKLSQWGVSLVVVLGLHIGLGLWALYWRPHAEPIELPPAAMMVELEPLPAPAPLPAPPPPPQVEPEPEPLPKLVEVPKPKIAIAPKPKPKPKPPRPKPPEPKPEKPQETESVKESVAAPTTTPSDTKPAAQQQAASSAPSDAKPTWQSKLLAHLARYKRYPDDARRRGFEGVNRLRFVVDSEGKVTSYTLVGKSGSASLDRATLEMIRRAQPLPPPPPELLNNGSLEVVAPFVYSLDRR comes from the coding sequence ATGAGCCAAGGCAAACGCAAGCTGTCGCAATGGGGCGTCAGCCTGGTCGTCGTGCTCGGCCTGCACATCGGCCTCGGCCTCTGGGCGCTCTACTGGCGCCCTCACGCCGAGCCGATCGAGCTGCCGCCGGCGGCCATGATGGTGGAGCTGGAGCCGCTGCCGGCTCCAGCTCCGTTGCCGGCGCCACCGCCGCCGCCCCAGGTCGAGCCCGAACCCGAACCGCTGCCCAAACTGGTGGAAGTGCCGAAGCCGAAGATCGCCATCGCGCCCAAACCGAAACCCAAGCCCAAGCCGCCGAGGCCGAAACCGCCGGAGCCCAAGCCTGAGAAGCCGCAGGAAACCGAGAGCGTGAAGGAAAGCGTCGCCGCGCCGACCACGACCCCGAGCGACACCAAGCCCGCTGCACAGCAGCAGGCCGCTTCCAGCGCACCTTCGGACGCCAAGCCGACCTGGCAAAGCAAGCTGCTGGCGCACCTGGCTCGCTATAAGCGTTACCCGGACGATGCCCGCCGCCGCGGCTTCGAAGGGGTCAACCGCCTGCGCTTCGTGGTCGATAGTGAAGGCAAAGTGACCTCCTACACCCTGGTCGGCAAGTCCGGTAGCGCTTCGCTGGACCGTGCCACCCTGGAGATGATCCGTCGCGCCCAGCCGCTGCCCCCGCCCCCGCCGGAGCTGCTCAACAACGGCTCCCTCGAAGTGGTCGCGCCCTTCGTCTACTCGCTGGACCGCCGCTGA
- the spoT gene encoding bifunctional GTP diphosphokinase/guanosine-3',5'-bis pyrophosphate 3'-pyrophosphohydrolase → MPSIDALADRLSTYLGADQVNLVRRAYFYAEQAHDGQRRRSGEAYVTHPLAVASILADMHMDHQSLMAAMLHDVIEDTGIAKEALCAQFGETVAELVDGVSKLTQMNFESKAEAQAENFQKMAMAMARDIRVILVKLADRLHNMRTLEVLSGEKRRRIAKETLEIYAPIANRLGMHSMRVEFEDLGFKAMHPMRSERIRAAVRRARGNRKEIVNKIEESLTNCLRREGMEGEVIGREKHLYSIYKKMRGKRRAFNEIMDVYAFRIIVDKVDTCYRVLGAVHNLYKPLPGRFKDYIAIPKANGYQSLHTTLFGMHGVPIEIQIRTREMEEMANNGIAAHWLYKSTEDDQPKGTHARARQWVKGILELQQRAGNSLEFIESVKIDLFPDEVYVFTPKGRIMELPKGSTAVDFAYAVHTDVGNTCIACRINRRLAPLSEPLQSGETVEIVTAPGARPNPAWLNFVVTGKARTHIRHALKQQRRSESISLGERLLNKALAGFESHLDKISPERVQAVLGEYRLDVIEDLLEDVGLGNRMAYVVARRLLASDGEQLPNPEGPLAIRGTEGLVLSYAKCCTPIPGDPIVGHLSAGKGMVVHLENCKNISEIRHNPEKCIQLSWAKDVAGEFNVELRVELEHQRGLIALLASSVNAADGNIEKISMDERDGRISVVQLVVSVHDRVHLARVIKKLRALKGVIRITRVRA, encoded by the coding sequence TTGCCGAGCATAGACGCCCTCGCCGATCGACTTTCGACCTATCTCGGCGCCGATCAGGTCAACCTGGTGCGCCGAGCCTACTTTTACGCAGAGCAAGCCCACGACGGCCAGCGCCGCCGCAGCGGTGAAGCCTACGTCACTCATCCGCTTGCCGTAGCAAGCATCCTCGCCGACATGCACATGGACCATCAAAGCCTGATGGCCGCGATGCTGCATGACGTGATCGAGGACACCGGCATCGCCAAGGAAGCCCTTTGCGCGCAATTCGGCGAGACCGTCGCCGAGCTGGTGGATGGGGTCAGCAAGCTGACCCAGATGAATTTCGAGTCCAAGGCCGAAGCCCAGGCCGAAAACTTCCAGAAGATGGCCATGGCCATGGCGCGCGATATCCGCGTGATCCTGGTCAAGCTGGCCGACCGCCTGCACAACATGCGCACGCTGGAAGTGCTATCCGGTGAGAAGCGCCGGCGCATTGCCAAGGAAACCCTGGAAATCTACGCCCCCATCGCCAACCGGCTGGGTATGCACAGCATGCGCGTGGAGTTCGAGGACCTCGGTTTCAAGGCCATGCACCCGATGCGCTCGGAGCGCATTCGCGCGGCGGTGCGGCGCGCCCGCGGCAACCGCAAGGAAATCGTCAACAAGATCGAGGAGTCGCTGACCAACTGCCTGCGCCGCGAAGGCATGGAAGGCGAGGTCATCGGCCGCGAGAAACATCTCTACAGCATCTACAAGAAGATGCGCGGCAAGCGCCGGGCGTTCAACGAGATCATGGACGTCTACGCCTTCCGCATCATCGTCGACAAGGTCGACACCTGCTATCGCGTGCTCGGCGCCGTGCACAACCTGTACAAGCCGCTGCCGGGGCGTTTCAAGGACTACATCGCGATTCCCAAGGCCAACGGCTACCAGTCGCTGCATACCACCCTGTTCGGCATGCACGGCGTGCCCATCGAAATCCAGATCCGCACCCGTGAAATGGAAGAGATGGCCAACAACGGCATCGCCGCCCACTGGCTGTACAAGTCCACCGAGGACGACCAGCCCAAGGGCACGCATGCCAGGGCACGCCAGTGGGTCAAGGGCATCCTGGAACTGCAGCAACGCGCCGGTAACTCGCTCGAATTCATCGAGAGCGTGAAGATCGACCTCTTCCCCGACGAGGTCTACGTGTTCACGCCCAAGGGCCGCATCATGGAGTTGCCGAAAGGCTCCACAGCGGTCGACTTCGCCTATGCGGTGCACACCGACGTCGGCAACACCTGCATCGCCTGCCGCATCAATCGCCGCCTGGCGCCCCTCTCGGAACCGCTACAGAGCGGCGAGACAGTGGAAATCGTCACGGCGCCCGGCGCGCGACCGAATCCGGCCTGGCTCAACTTCGTCGTGACCGGCAAGGCACGTACTCACATTCGCCACGCCCTCAAGCAGCAGCGTCGCTCCGAATCCATCAGCCTCGGCGAACGCCTGTTGAACAAGGCTCTGGCCGGTTTCGAGAGCCATCTGGACAAGATCAGCCCCGAACGCGTCCAGGCTGTCCTCGGCGAGTACCGCCTGGACGTGATCGAAGACCTGCTGGAAGACGTCGGCCTCGGCAACCGCATGGCCTACGTAGTCGCCCGCCGCCTGCTGGCCAGCGACGGCGAACAGCTGCCGAACCCCGAGGGGCCGCTGGCAATCCGCGGCACCGAGGGCCTGGTGCTGAGCTATGCCAAGTGCTGCACGCCGATTCCGGGCGACCCCATCGTCGGCCACCTTTCCGCCGGCAAGGGCATGGTGGTGCACCTTGAGAACTGCAAGAACATCAGCGAAATCCGACACAACCCGGAGAAATGCATCCAGCTGTCGTGGGCCAAGGACGTTGCCGGCGAATTCAACGTCGAGCTGCGCGTCGAGCTGGAGCACCAGCGCGGCCTGATCGCCCTGCTGGCCAGCAGTGTCAATGCCGCCGACGGCAATATCGAGAAGATCAGCATGGACGAGCGCGATGGCCGCATCAGCGTGGTCCAGCTGGTGGTCAGCGTGCACGACCGCGTGCACCTGGCCCGAGTGATCAAGAAGCTGCGCGCGCTCAAGGGGGTGATCCGCATCACCCGCGTGCGGGCGTAG